A stretch of Candidatus Vicinibacter affinis DNA encodes these proteins:
- a CDS encoding 23S rRNA (pseudouridine(1915)-N(3))-methyltransferase RlmH — translation MEIQLWWTGKNHFDYIKDGLADYVQRLSHFCKFKVVEYQSPKGVKDSQRIQTLEEIQLIKNLRAADYVILLDEHGKQYESVAFAHFVEQLLHGGHSRIIFIIGGAYGFSDNFKKRANQLLSFSKFTFSHQLIRLIFAEQLYRAYTIINHLPYHHD, via the coding sequence GTGGAAATACAATTGTGGTGGACCGGTAAGAATCATTTCGATTACATCAAAGACGGATTGGCAGATTATGTTCAGCGGCTGAGCCATTTCTGTAAATTTAAAGTGGTAGAATATCAGAGTCCAAAAGGTGTTAAAGACAGTCAAAGGATACAGACCCTGGAAGAAATACAATTGATTAAAAATTTGCGTGCTGCTGACTATGTCATTTTACTGGATGAGCATGGCAAACAATATGAATCTGTGGCGTTTGCTCATTTTGTGGAACAACTTTTACATGGAGGGCACTCCAGAATAATATTTATCATTGGCGGGGCTTATGGGTTCAGCGATAATTTTAAGAAAAGAGCCAATCAACTCCTGTCGTTTTCCAAATTTACTTTTTCCCACCAATTGATTCGGCTCATATTTGCAGAACAACTGTACAGAGCCTATACCATCATTAATCATTTGCCTTATCATCATGATTGA
- a CDS encoding rhomboid family intramembrane serine protease, protein MIESIPYITIFLLCTIGVISVSGFSNYSVIEYMRHYPYQEHRDKSYYRWLSCGFVHGSYIHLILNAFVLWQFGFVIEKMYIAKFGSVPGMSIYLSAYLLILILSCVPTYIKHKNNSSYASIGASGAISGILFIYIYHFPNAILSLYGIIPLPAFAMGILYLVYSWWAAKQSRDGIDHDAHYYGAVMGLVIAVLIDRLPGLS, encoded by the coding sequence ATGATTGAATCCATTCCTTATATTACCATCTTTCTCTTGTGCACGATCGGTGTCATTTCCGTATCAGGTTTTAGCAATTATTCTGTCATAGAGTACATGCGCCATTACCCATATCAGGAACACCGCGACAAATCCTATTACCGTTGGCTGAGTTGTGGTTTTGTCCATGGAAGTTACATACATCTTATCTTAAATGCCTTCGTATTATGGCAATTTGGATTTGTGATTGAGAAAATGTACATAGCCAAGTTTGGATCGGTCCCCGGAATGTCAATCTATCTGAGTGCTTACTTGCTGATCCTTATCTTATCTTGTGTGCCGACTTACATCAAGCATAAGAACAACTCCTCCTATGCCAGTATTGGTGCTTCAGGAGCAATTTCAGGAATTCTGTTTATATACATCTATCATTTTCCCAACGCCATTCTAAGTTTGTACGGTATCATTCCGTTGCCGGCATTTGCCATGGGTATTTTGTATCTGGTTTATTCCTGGTGGGCTGCCAAGCAATCAAGAGATGGAATTGATCATGATGCACATTATTACGGGGCAGTAATGGGACTGGTGATAGCGGTATTGATTGACAGGTTACCGGGATTAAGTTAA
- a CDS encoding phosphate ABC transporter substrate-binding protein, with the protein MKKIIVSLFALSLLFACNGGQKGSQESKSNNLSLKGSDTVLPLGQATLEQFMKTNPGVSISVVGGGSGTGVTALIDGNTDIAMCSRDLKGEEKLKLKEKGIDAVVKSVAVDALAVIVHKDNKVDQLTREQIEKIFTGEIKNWKEVGGEDAEIVVYSRENSSGTYEFFKEHVMDKKNYASTVLNMPATGAIVQSVSQTKGAISYVGLAYLNADTKALKVSYDQGATFTGPSMESAKDKTYPISRPLFYIYDSKSEAKVKAYLDFCLSAEGMKIVETVGYIPVQ; encoded by the coding sequence ATGAAAAAAATCATCGTTTCATTATTTGCATTGTCTTTACTATTTGCCTGTAATGGTGGCCAAAAGGGTAGCCAGGAAAGCAAATCAAATAACCTTTCACTCAAAGGAAGCGATACCGTTCTTCCGCTTGGACAAGCCACTCTTGAGCAGTTTATGAAAACCAATCCCGGAGTTTCCATTTCTGTAGTCGGAGGTGGAAGTGGTACCGGTGTGACCGCCCTCATAGATGGCAACACGGATATAGCCATGTGTTCCAGAGATCTAAAGGGAGAAGAAAAATTGAAATTGAAAGAAAAAGGGATAGATGCTGTAGTTAAATCTGTTGCAGTGGATGCACTGGCAGTTATTGTACACAAGGACAATAAAGTAGATCAGTTGACCAGAGAGCAGATTGAAAAAATCTTTACCGGTGAAATTAAAAACTGGAAAGAGGTAGGAGGAGAGGATGCTGAAATTGTGGTGTATTCCAGGGAAAACAGTTCAGGGACTTATGAATTTTTTAAAGAACATGTAATGGATAAAAAGAATTATGCCAGCACAGTGTTAAACATGCCTGCCACCGGAGCAATTGTCCAATCAGTGAGCCAGACCAAGGGCGCCATCAGTTATGTAGGTTTAGCTTATCTCAATGCAGATACCAAAGCTTTAAAAGTATCTTATGATCAGGGGGCAACTTTTACAGGTCCGAGTATGGAATCTGCCAAGGATAAAACTTATCCAATTTCAAGACCTTTGTTTTACATCTACGACAGTAAGTCAGAAGCCAAAGTAAAAGCTTATCTTGATTTTTGTTTGTCTGCGGAAGGAATGAAAATAGTTGAAACAGTAGGTTATATTCCAGTACAATAA
- the pstC gene encoding phosphate ABC transporter permease subunit PstC, with translation MKRFIEQFVELLIKTSGYTTSIIVLLIVVFLFKEGISFLGESPIEHSYTLIGHEDNPVSELKDLEIKNVFDGKITNWKVMGGEDLPLSHFELSDLESIYGKEALGKDLEFTHRFAVKLLDSLPGALLFLPVSLLKDAKGFKNITAEKITLVHFLSGREWFPTSKPSAVFGALPLLLGTLVVSFFAILLALPFGLAGSIYLAEIADMRIRNILKPIIELLSGIPSVVYGFFGLVIIVPWLQEMLQLPVGETALAGSVVLAIMALPTIITVSEDAIRTTPRAMKEASLALGASHWQTIRKVILPYASSGITAAVILGIGRAIGETMAVLMVTGNAAMMPTSLTQPVRTIPATIAAELGEASFGGQHFKALFALGCMLFLITLATNFMVERVSSKRKLK, from the coding sequence GTGAAGAGATTCATAGAACAGTTTGTCGAATTACTCATCAAGACCAGTGGATATACTACATCCATCATTGTTTTGCTGATCGTCGTCTTTTTGTTCAAAGAAGGAATTTCTTTTCTTGGGGAATCGCCAATAGAACATTCCTACACCTTAATTGGTCATGAGGATAACCCGGTCAGCGAACTAAAAGACCTGGAAATAAAAAATGTTTTTGACGGTAAGATTACCAACTGGAAAGTGATGGGTGGTGAAGATTTGCCTTTGAGCCATTTTGAATTGTCGGATCTGGAATCCATTTATGGCAAGGAAGCGCTGGGGAAGGACCTTGAGTTTACCCATCGCTTCGCAGTCAAACTTCTGGATAGTTTGCCGGGGGCCCTACTTTTCTTACCGGTGTCATTGCTTAAAGATGCTAAAGGATTTAAAAACATTACTGCCGAAAAAATTACGCTGGTACATTTTTTAAGTGGCAGAGAGTGGTTTCCTACTTCAAAACCCTCAGCGGTTTTTGGTGCACTTCCATTGTTGCTGGGAACCCTCGTGGTCAGTTTTTTTGCCATATTGCTGGCATTGCCTTTTGGTCTTGCCGGCTCGATTTACCTGGCTGAGATCGCAGATATGCGAATACGAAATATTCTCAAACCGATTATTGAATTATTGTCCGGAATCCCTTCCGTGGTTTATGGTTTTTTCGGTTTGGTAATCATTGTGCCCTGGCTCCAGGAAATGCTTCAGTTGCCGGTAGGGGAGACTGCTCTTGCGGGATCGGTCGTACTGGCCATTATGGCCTTGCCTACCATAATCACTGTCTCAGAAGATGCCATCCGGACCACCCCTCGTGCGATGAAAGAGGCGAGTCTTGCCTTGGGAGCCTCCCATTGGCAGACCATCAGAAAAGTTATTTTACCCTATGCATCTTCGGGCATTACCGCCGCTGTAATATTGGGAATTGGCCGGGCAATAGGAGAGACCATGGCGGTGTTGATGGTGACCGGAAATGCGGCCATGATGCCGACTAGCCTGACACAGCCTGTTCGGACCATTCCTGCTACCATTGCAGCAGAATTGGGAGAAGCTTCTTTTGGAGGCCAACATTTTAAAGCATTGTTTGCACTTGGTTGCATGCTTTTCCTCATCACCCTGGCGACCAATTTTATGGTAGAGCGAGTTTCTTCCAAACGTAAACTCAAATAG
- the pstA gene encoding phosphate ABC transporter permease PstA: MIKFPEHVDVRKRIYQAMFFWLARLISFAIIGVLLMILYFIFKRGIGVINWEFLSTGPKEGMLKGGIWPAIVGTGYLVFFSILFAFPIGVLAGIYVNEYASHGKVKDFIKMMTNNLAGVPSIVFGLFGMALFVNQLGMGASILAGSLTLALLALPLIIRTTEESLKSVDDSFRQASYALGASKLYTIRKVVLPMAFPNIITGLILSIGRVSGETAPILFTVAAYFIPKLPESIMDQCMALPYHLYVISTSGTNIDQSRPIAYGTAMVLVLIILVVNLLANFARNYFAKKVKTN; encoded by the coding sequence ATGATCAAGTTTCCGGAACACGTTGATGTACGAAAGAGAATCTACCAGGCCATGTTTTTTTGGCTTGCCAGGCTGATCTCCTTTGCCATTATCGGAGTGTTACTTATGATCCTGTACTTCATATTTAAACGAGGGATTGGGGTCATCAATTGGGAATTTCTCAGTACGGGACCTAAAGAAGGCATGTTGAAAGGGGGGATTTGGCCGGCCATTGTAGGTACCGGATATCTTGTGTTCTTCAGCATTTTATTTGCTTTTCCCATTGGGGTTTTGGCAGGAATTTACGTCAATGAATACGCAAGTCATGGCAAGGTAAAAGATTTCATTAAAATGATGACCAACAATCTCGCCGGAGTTCCCTCCATTGTTTTTGGATTATTTGGTATGGCATTATTTGTAAATCAATTGGGCATGGGCGCCTCTATACTCGCAGGATCTCTTACACTGGCCTTGTTGGCTTTACCATTGATAATTCGTACCACGGAAGAAAGTCTTAAATCGGTGGATGATTCCTTCCGTCAGGCAAGTTATGCGTTGGGGGCCTCTAAATTATACACCATCAGGAAAGTAGTCCTTCCAATGGCCTTTCCCAACATCATTACAGGGTTGATACTCAGCATCGGGAGGGTATCCGGAGAAACAGCTCCCATACTCTTTACAGTGGCTGCTTATTTTATACCAAAACTACCCGAATCCATCATGGATCAGTGCATGGCTTTGCCTTATCACCTTTATGTGATCTCCACCTCAGGAACAAACATTGATCAAAGCAGACCGATTGCCTATGGGACAGCGATGGTATTGGTATTAATTATTTTGGTGGTGAATCTGTTGGCTAATTTTGCGCGAAATTATTTTGCTAAAAAAGTTAAAACGAATTGA
- the pstB gene encoding phosphate ABC transporter ATP-binding protein: MHYKIETRNVHLHYGDFHALKGISTRIPEKSVTALIGPSGCGKSTFLRLFNRMNDLIDGIKISGEVLIDDQNIYKIKSLEVDRLRRNVGMVFQKPNPFPKSIFENVAYGLRVNGINDQKQIQNQVEKTLIQAALWDEVKDKLKKSAFELSGGQQQRLCIARALAIEPSILLMDEPASALDPISTGKIEELIFELKKDYTIVIVTHNMQQASRVSDFTGFFLLGDLVEFDETKIIFTNPKDSKTESYITGRFG; encoded by the coding sequence ATGCATTATAAAATTGAGACCAGGAATGTGCACCTTCATTACGGTGATTTTCATGCGCTGAAAGGAATCAGCACCCGCATTCCGGAGAAATCAGTTACCGCATTGATCGGTCCCAGCGGTTGTGGAAAATCAACCTTTCTGAGACTGTTCAACCGGATGAATGACCTGATCGATGGAATTAAAATTTCGGGTGAAGTGTTGATTGATGATCAGAATATTTACAAAATCAAAAGTCTAGAAGTAGATCGACTGCGAAGGAATGTGGGGATGGTTTTTCAAAAACCAAATCCTTTTCCAAAAAGCATTTTCGAAAACGTGGCCTATGGACTTCGCGTAAACGGCATCAATGATCAAAAACAAATTCAGAATCAGGTAGAAAAAACCCTCATTCAGGCAGCCCTTTGGGATGAAGTAAAAGATAAATTAAAGAAATCTGCCTTCGAACTTTCAGGAGGACAACAACAAAGATTATGCATTGCCCGGGCTCTGGCGATAGAACCCTCTATTCTCCTGATGGATGAACCGGCTTCCGCATTGGACCCGATTTCTACCGGAAAAATTGAAGAGCTGATATTTGAACTTAAAAAGGATTATACCATCGTAATCGTCACCCACAATATGCAGCAGGCCAGTAGGGTCAGCGACTTTACCGGTTTCTTTTTACTGGGAGACCTGGTAGAATTTGACGAAACGAAAATTATCTTTACCAATCCTAAAGATTCCAAAACTGAAAGTTACATCACCGGCCGTTTCGGCTAA
- the phoU gene encoding phosphate signaling complex protein PhoU has product MIHLDAEINELKEKLGAMWELVSTQLDKTLTAMNNFDKDLALEIQENEKRVNAYELNIDKECEDFIALRQPVATDLRFALSTLKINTNLERIADIASGIAEFISDIDQSVNPEIIHLLQAEKMLAISIEMVKDLREAYQYENTQLARTIFQRDKLLDQINDQASHRALECLDKFVDQRRQTLHVLSIVRKIERIGDQSKNIAEEIIFYLDAKVIKHAKKIKELDKEE; this is encoded by the coding sequence ATGATTCATCTCGATGCAGAAATAAACGAACTCAAAGAAAAGCTAGGTGCCATGTGGGAACTCGTGTCCACACAACTGGATAAGACCCTGACAGCTATGAACAATTTTGACAAGGATCTCGCTCTGGAGATTCAGGAAAATGAGAAACGGGTCAACGCATATGAGTTGAATATTGACAAGGAATGTGAGGACTTTATTGCTTTAAGACAACCTGTTGCAACTGACCTGCGATTTGCCTTGTCCACATTAAAGATCAACACCAATCTGGAACGTATTGCAGATATAGCGAGTGGTATCGCAGAATTCATCTCAGACATTGACCAATCTGTAAATCCTGAAATTATTCATCTCCTGCAGGCAGAGAAAATGTTGGCCATCTCCATAGAAATGGTCAAGGATCTCAGAGAAGCTTATCAATACGAAAACACTCAACTCGCACGGACTATTTTTCAACGCGACAAATTACTCGATCAGATCAACGACCAGGCCAGTCATCGTGCATTGGAATGTCTTGATAAATTTGTAGACCAGAGAAGGCAGACCCTTCACGTTCTCTCTATTGTCCGTAAAATCGAACGCATCGGTGATCAATCCAAAAACATTGCAGAGGAAATCATTTTCTATCTGGATGCGAAGGTCATCAAGCATGCCAAAAAGATAAAAGAACTGGATAAGGAAGAGTAG
- a CDS encoding T9SS type A sorting domain-containing protein, which produces MHSKFTIFLCILLCYTSNYSQSGNIDLSFNTTDYGYGQGDGPDNSINTIAAASDGKIIIGGDFTKYNHTKINSIARLNSNGSLDTTFKSNLTFSGEVHKIIIQPDGKILVAGSYGYNSGILRRGIARLNSNGSIDTTFNPGTGVDNRIMTLVLQGDGKIILGGKFGFYNGYQINSIARIHPNGSLDSSFNPGSGTDEVLALAIQNDGNILVGGDFDFYNGIPRNNILRIQNNGLIDNSFGIGKGFIDDVNSIIIQPDGQILVGGYFAFYNDSTRLGIARLNTNGTLDSSFNPSWSSFTGRAMALQKDGRILTGGSLIFDSKGNLSTGLARLNPDGSKDLTFVPMITKYNTFLLGISSILIQIDGKILLGGTDRLFFGTEIKDLIRINQYGTMDQFFNTNTGSNGWVNSTSIQSDGKIIASGWFTEFNGISNNFITRLLINGTVDPTFNTGSGFDYFVNSTLIQPDGKIIVVGFFNEFNKVKRRYVARLNMNGTLDNSFVPGFYADDVIKAVALQSDGKILLAGGFDEKIVRLYSDGTFDNTFEAGFRATGGDINSIAIQSDGKIIVGGSFNRYGGITRAGIARLHIDGTLDLSFDPKLNRVIAINSIAIQTDNKILIGGSFGVLNSRNTNLTRLNMDGSIDASFNTSKEGPTGEINRIAIQKDNKIIVAGGFSSFNSVSRIRIAKLHENGSLDQTFDPGIGADGDIQSVSLQGDGKIIIGGEFTSYNGIGKNRITRLHNSNTTAVENLDIFSQIKIYSSPMSNELIINYDNDEVNSVRILSIDGRIFSEHEHIQQPINKINLNMPSGIYILEIKKDDKIQCYKFIH; this is translated from the coding sequence ATGCATTCAAAATTTACAATTTTTCTTTGCATTCTACTTTGTTATACTTCGAATTACTCCCAATCCGGAAACATTGATCTTAGTTTCAACACAACGGATTATGGATATGGGCAGGGGGATGGTCCGGATAATTCGATCAACACAATAGCAGCAGCATCTGATGGCAAGATAATCATTGGTGGAGATTTTACAAAGTATAACCATACAAAAATTAATAGCATCGCTAGGTTAAATTCAAACGGATCTTTAGATACCACATTCAAATCAAACCTCACCTTTTCAGGAGAAGTTCATAAAATAATTATTCAACCGGATGGAAAAATACTTGTAGCTGGTTCATATGGATATAATTCTGGGATTTTAAGACGAGGCATTGCCCGTCTAAATTCCAATGGATCTATTGATACCACTTTTAATCCCGGAACAGGTGTAGATAATCGCATCATGACTCTTGTCTTACAAGGTGATGGAAAAATCATCCTTGGTGGTAAATTCGGATTTTATAATGGATATCAAATCAACAGCATAGCACGAATCCATCCAAATGGATCTTTAGATTCTAGCTTCAATCCTGGCTCAGGTACTGATGAAGTTTTAGCTCTTGCAATTCAAAATGATGGCAATATCCTTGTAGGAGGTGATTTTGATTTCTATAATGGGATACCAAGAAATAACATTCTAAGGATCCAAAATAATGGACTAATTGATAATTCATTTGGTATTGGAAAAGGTTTTATAGACGACGTAAATTCAATAATCATTCAACCAGACGGTCAAATCTTAGTTGGGGGATATTTCGCATTTTATAATGATTCGACAAGACTAGGTATAGCGCGATTAAATACTAATGGAACACTGGACTCCTCTTTTAACCCATCTTGGAGCAGCTTTACAGGTAGGGCAATGGCATTGCAAAAGGATGGTAGGATTCTTACAGGAGGAAGCCTTATTTTTGATTCAAAAGGAAACCTTTCAACCGGCCTGGCCAGGTTAAATCCAGATGGTTCAAAGGATTTAACCTTTGTTCCAATGATTACAAAATACAATACTTTTTTGTTGGGTATATCAAGCATTCTTATTCAGATCGATGGTAAAATTCTTCTGGGAGGAACGGACAGACTTTTTTTTGGAACAGAAATTAAAGATCTCATTCGAATAAATCAGTATGGTACGATGGATCAATTTTTCAATACTAATACAGGATCAAATGGATGGGTAAATTCTACGTCCATTCAATCAGATGGTAAAATTATTGCATCAGGATGGTTTACAGAATTTAATGGCATTTCCAATAATTTTATCACGAGATTATTAATTAATGGCACAGTTGATCCAACATTTAATACAGGCTCTGGATTTGACTATTTTGTGAATTCCACTCTTATTCAACCAGATGGTAAAATCATCGTGGTCGGATTCTTTAATGAATTTAATAAAGTAAAAAGGCGGTATGTAGCCAGATTAAATATGAATGGAACTTTAGATAATTCATTTGTCCCGGGATTCTATGCAGATGATGTTATAAAAGCTGTGGCTCTGCAATCTGATGGAAAAATTCTTTTAGCCGGTGGATTTGACGAAAAGATTGTTCGACTTTATTCTGATGGAACTTTTGACAATACGTTTGAAGCTGGATTTAGAGCAACAGGTGGTGACATTAATTCAATTGCCATTCAATCCGATGGAAAAATAATTGTCGGTGGCTCATTTAATAGATACGGTGGGATTACAAGAGCAGGAATTGCCAGATTGCATATTGACGGCACCCTGGATCTTAGTTTTGACCCTAAATTAAATCGTGTAATTGCGATCAATTCTATTGCCATTCAAACAGACAATAAAATATTAATTGGTGGAAGCTTTGGCGTTTTAAATTCTCGCAATACAAATTTAACCAGACTAAATATGGATGGATCTATAGATGCATCCTTTAACACTAGCAAAGAGGGCCCTACCGGCGAAATTAATAGGATAGCAATTCAAAAAGATAATAAAATAATTGTCGCTGGTGGATTTTCAAGTTTTAATTCAGTGAGTAGAATTAGGATTGCTAAACTTCATGAAAATGGAAGCTTAGATCAGACATTTGATCCAGGCATTGGAGCAGATGGAGACATTCAGTCAGTCAGTTTACAAGGAGATGGTAAGATTATAATAGGTGGTGAATTCACTTCTTATAATGGAATTGGAAAAAACCGTATTACAAGGCTCCATAATTCAAATACAACAGCCGTTGAAAATTTAGATATTTTTTCACAAATAAAAATATATTCTAGTCCTATGAGCAATGAGCTCATTATAAATTATGACAATGATGAAGTAAATTCTGTTAGAATATTAAGTATCGACGGTAGAATTTTTTCAGAACACGAGCATATCCAACAACCAATCAATAAAATTAATCTAAATATGCCATCGGGTATATACATCCTTGAGATTAAAAAGGATGACAAAATTCAATGCTATAAATTTATTCATTAA
- a CDS encoding IS30 family transposase, which yields MSKNYNQLSLEQRYQIEALFEAGMKQKLIAEKIDVHPSTVCRELKRNIAQRGQTAGTYKANNAQRKTILRHQNKPKRIIFTDKIKSIVANQLKIDKWSPELISNAAKLNNITAVSHERIYRWIWECKHSNTKENRQYKDLYKYLRHCKRRRKRGNRKDNRGVILNRTPIEKRPSIVSKRKRLGDLEVDLMMGKNHKAALLVLTDRASLHTRIKKLSGKDSINVMKGIISCIKKNKYKPRTLTFDNDLAFSRHHEIAKLFNVSTYFTRPYTSQDKGTVENRIGVIRRYFPKKTNLIFVTDKQVRYVEKMLNNRPIRKFNYLTANQVLLEKIALIN from the coding sequence ATGTCAAAAAATTACAACCAGCTCAGCTTAGAGCAAAGATACCAGATTGAGGCTTTATTTGAAGCCGGAATGAAGCAAAAATTGATTGCCGAAAAAATTGATGTCCATCCATCTACGGTGTGTCGAGAATTAAAGAGAAATATTGCCCAAAGAGGTCAAACTGCAGGCACTTACAAAGCTAACAATGCACAGAGAAAGACAATATTGCGACATCAAAACAAACCGAAACGAATAATATTTACGGATAAGATAAAATCAATAGTGGCTAATCAGCTCAAAATAGATAAGTGGAGTCCAGAACTAATAAGTAATGCTGCAAAATTGAACAACATAACTGCGGTAAGCCATGAACGAATTTATCGGTGGATATGGGAATGTAAGCACTCAAATACCAAGGAAAACAGACAATATAAAGACCTATACAAGTATCTTAGACACTGCAAGAGACGACGCAAACGAGGTAACAGGAAAGACAACAGAGGAGTTATTCTAAATCGAACGCCAATAGAAAAACGGCCATCTATTGTATCCAAACGCAAGCGATTGGGTGACTTAGAAGTAGACCTTATGATGGGCAAAAATCATAAAGCCGCATTATTAGTGCTAACAGATAGGGCTAGTTTACATACCCGAATAAAAAAGTTATCTGGTAAGGATAGTATAAATGTTATGAAAGGTATTATATCATGCATAAAGAAAAACAAGTACAAGCCACGGACCTTAACTTTTGATAATGACCTGGCTTTTAGTCGTCATCATGAAATTGCAAAGTTGTTTAATGTGTCTACGTATTTTACTAGGCCCTATACAAGTCAAGACAAGGGAACAGTCGAAAATAGAATAGGAGTAATCAGAAGATACTTTCCAAAGAAAACTAATCTTATATTTGTAACCGATAAACAGGTCCGTTATGTTGAAAAAATGTTAAACAACAGACCTATAAGAAAATTTAATTATTTAACTGCTAATCAAGTGCTACTTGAAAAAATTGCACTTATTAATTGA
- a CDS encoding ankyrin repeat domain-containing protein, translating to MKRLIYRISHFLIILTFAEIYGQKNPLSDAIEQGNYEKAMEFTNKLSSLNQASGKLGWTPIFYSIFQAGISPSQFTALKKKNKYLQNTELITHQNKFNDLCISLIKNGAHINLFDKKGRSPLYYAVVLRLDTLVSFMIAQKLHIEDSEDLFKLASAHGYPAIVSYLMKVKLNPCESDRDCFAPIHLASINGHLSCIKSIIFHKLDVDCQSKLNYGDFSSLSSLQLAIMNGNNHLIEPLFLAGAKINQLNSRQENLMHLAAKGSRSEIFKVDKKGEPEEYLMVKGGNLACIKLLDSISKEFHNYDAIGANPLHWAAYYRRIDAIVSLIKMGEKPVRINLDAEHAFGSMLSQLVYHGVSESILTDQNRQNLVEQLQIAEKMFSDSARGISHKIVNRKILQAGIVALAVAAASYQASIDAKSTGFGYSSVDYPTIESSDLNSINIYLKKQISICQKLKPFIESLNQNKISKSEFMSKLSQYLNNN from the coding sequence ATGAAACGTCTAATTTACAGAATTTCTCACTTTCTGATTATATTGACTTTTGCGGAGATTTATGGTCAAAAAAATCCACTCTCTGATGCAATTGAACAAGGTAATTATGAAAAGGCAATGGAATTCACAAATAAGTTATCGAGTTTAAATCAAGCCAGTGGCAAACTAGGATGGACTCCGATATTTTATTCTATATTTCAAGCAGGAATTAGTCCTTCACAATTTACCGCACTAAAGAAAAAAAATAAGTACCTTCAAAACACAGAATTAATAACACATCAAAACAAATTCAATGATTTATGCATCTCGCTAATTAAAAATGGTGCACATATTAATTTATTCGATAAGAAAGGTAGAAGTCCACTTTATTATGCTGTCGTACTCAGACTTGATACATTAGTTTCATTTATGATCGCACAAAAATTACATATTGAAGATTCTGAAGATTTATTTAAACTTGCTTCCGCACATGGCTATCCAGCAATAGTAAGTTATTTGATGAAAGTAAAATTAAATCCTTGTGAATCAGATAGAGATTGCTTCGCCCCAATTCATTTAGCCAGTATCAATGGACATTTATCATGTATTAAAAGCATTATTTTTCATAAGCTGGATGTGGATTGCCAATCAAAGCTAAATTATGGAGATTTTTCATCTTTAAGTTCATTGCAATTGGCAATTATGAATGGAAACAATCACCTCATTGAACCATTATTTCTTGCAGGTGCCAAAATAAATCAATTAAATTCCAGGCAAGAGAACTTAATGCATTTAGCTGCAAAGGGAAGCCGTAGTGAAATATTTAAGGTGGATAAAAAAGGAGAACCTGAAGAGTATTTAATGGTTAAAGGAGGAAATTTAGCTTGTATAAAATTATTAGATTCTATTTCTAAAGAATTCCACAATTATGATGCAATTGGGGCCAACCCACTTCATTGGGCTGCCTATTACAGAAGGATAGATGCTATTGTATCACTTATAAAAATGGGTGAAAAACCTGTAAGAATAAATTTAGATGCAGAACATGCATTTGGTTCCATGCTTTCTCAACTTGTCTATCATGGCGTTTCTGAATCCATTCTGACAGACCAAAATAGGCAGAATTTAGTCGAACAACTACAGATCGCCGAAAAGATGTTTTCCGACAGTGCAAGAGGAATTAGTCACAAAATTGTAAATAGAAAAATTCTCCAAGCAGGCATAGTCGCATTAGCCGTTGCTGCTGCTAGCTATCAGGCCAGTATTGATGCCAAATCAACAGGCTTCGGATATTCAAGTGTAGATTATCCTACCATTGAATCTAGTGACTTAAATTCAATTAATATCTATTTAAAAAAACAAATAAGTATTTGTCAAAAATTAAAACCATTTATTGAATCCCTAAATCAAAATAAAATTTCAAAATCGGAATTTATGTCTAAATTGAGTCAATATTTAAATAATAATTAA